The following proteins are encoded in a genomic region of Natrinema sp. DC36:
- the priS gene encoding DNA primase small subunit PriS: MEERTRAYLRGRFRDHYRRTEITPPPAANEREWGFIPWTDGPDTTMVRHRSLLELGDLSEFLVRKRPRHVYFSAGRFRDPGAGSMSEKDWQSADLVFDLDADHLPSVTLGEDTYAEMLAKCKDALFRLLEFLEDDFAFEDLEIVFSGGRGYHVHVRDENVLHLEREHRREIVDYVRGIGLEYDELIETETVAGLGRKTPTERRTLRIEGGWGARTHAHFMEFVDELLALEDDAALERLREFDGIGEGKAAATLNAARNNREQLEAGNVTVHTAVAQLAERFASRAVERDNAPIDEPVTTDTNRLIRLPGSLHGGSGLKTVRLERDEITDFDPLVDAVPETFTGHEITVDVTDGGEIELGGDSFTVSEGDQSLPEYVAVFLMARGRAEKEKE, from the coding sequence ATGGAGGAGCGAACGAGGGCCTATCTTCGGGGGCGATTCCGCGATCACTACCGGCGAACGGAGATCACGCCGCCGCCCGCGGCCAACGAACGCGAGTGGGGGTTCATCCCCTGGACGGACGGCCCCGATACGACGATGGTCCGCCACCGTTCGCTCCTCGAGTTGGGCGATCTTTCGGAGTTTCTCGTCCGAAAGCGCCCGCGACACGTGTATTTCTCCGCGGGGCGATTTCGGGATCCCGGCGCGGGCTCGATGAGCGAGAAGGACTGGCAGTCGGCCGATCTCGTCTTCGATCTCGACGCCGACCACTTGCCGAGCGTGACGCTCGGCGAAGACACGTACGCCGAGATGCTCGCGAAGTGTAAGGACGCCCTGTTTCGACTGCTCGAGTTCCTCGAGGACGACTTCGCGTTCGAGGACCTCGAGATCGTCTTTTCGGGCGGCCGCGGCTATCACGTTCACGTCCGCGACGAGAACGTCCTGCACTTAGAGCGGGAACACCGGCGCGAAATCGTCGACTACGTCCGCGGCATCGGCCTCGAGTACGACGAACTGATTGAGACCGAGACCGTCGCGGGACTCGGGCGAAAGACGCCGACCGAACGCCGCACGCTCCGGATCGAGGGTGGCTGGGGGGCCCGGACGCACGCCCACTTCATGGAGTTCGTCGACGAGCTACTGGCGTTAGAGGACGACGCCGCCCTCGAGCGCCTACGGGAGTTCGACGGCATCGGCGAGGGGAAGGCGGCAGCCACGCTGAACGCGGCCCGCAACAATCGGGAGCAGCTCGAGGCCGGTAACGTGACCGTCCACACTGCAGTCGCACAGTTGGCCGAACGGTTCGCGAGTCGGGCCGTCGAGCGGGACAACGCGCCCATCGACGAGCCGGTCACCACCGACACCAACCGCCTCATTCGCCTGCCCGGGAGCCTCCACGGCGGGAGCGGGCTGAAAACGGTCCGCCTCGAGCGCGACGAGATCACAGACTTCGATCCGCTCGTCGACGCCGTCCCCGAGACGTTCACGGGCCACGAGATCACCGTCGACGTCACTGACGGCGGCGAAATCGAACTCGGTGGGGATAGCTTTACGGTCTCGGAGGGAGACCAGTCACTACCCGAGTACGTTGCCGTGTTCCTGATGGCACGCGGCCGCGCCGAGAAGGAGAAAGAATGA